In a genomic window of Zingiber officinale cultivar Zhangliang chromosome 9B, Zo_v1.1, whole genome shotgun sequence:
- the LOC122022407 gene encoding protein NPGR2-like has protein sequence MKRRGSFSVLMRNTMNCLCSGEQMQVNEMTQSTEFLSTKDVSVDQYTQQNSEIEQRVDIGNIEEAESSLREGLCLNYEEARALLGRLEYQRGNVEAALRVFDGIDLASVTPKIRSTINKRMEHHKNHTNWDARPMSIHAVGLLVEAVYLKARALQDLGRFKEAAQSCNIVLDTLESALTDGSVGNFLTDSKLQEIVRRAVELLPELWKLAGFSHEVILSYRRALLGHWNLDAVTTAKIQKEFAIFLLYGGFDASPPNLRFQMDGAFIPRNNIEEAVLLLTILLRKFSLKRIEWDPSILHHLTFALAISGQLGSLANQVEELLPGALDRKTQYYTLALCYLGENDDLTALNLLRKLLSASEDPNCVKALLLASKVCGENISCAEDGVMFARRALTNLHGCCGQIESLANCLLGISLSTQARSSSSDSERVLRQSEAIYSLEKAEKVVPGKDYRILYNLSLENAEQRKLDSALRYAKQLMQLEAGSNIEGWILLARILSAQKRFVDAETIINAALEQTGKWNHGVLLRTKAKIQIAQGQLKNAIETYTHLLAVIQLKTKSFGFGLATLKGGKIDRSLELQTWYDLTNVYISMSQWRDAEVCLKNFKAINPYSALAWHATGQLYEAKGLLKEAQGAYAKALDIEPGHVPSLVSTAIVLRDLNDTSLAIIKGFLTDALRLDHANHIAWFNLGLIYKAENPRLALEASECFQAATLLEETAPVEPFR, from the exons ATGAAGAGGAGAGGTTCCTTCTCTGTCCTTATGAGGAACACAATGAACTGCTTGTGTTCTGGTGAACAAATGCAAGTCAACGAAATGACCCAATCAACTGAGTTCTTGTCCACAAAGGATGTCTCGGTAGACCAATATACTCAACAAAATAGTGAGATTGAACAAAGGGTTGACATTGGAAACATTGAAGAAGCGGAGTCATCTCTTCGTGAAGGTCTCTGCTTGAATTATGAG GAAGCAAGAGCCTTGCTTGGCAGGCTGGAGTATCAAAGAGGAAATGTAGAAGCTGCACTTCGTGTTTTTGATGGCATAGATCTTGCTTCAGTGACTCCTAAGATAAGGTCCACGATAAATAAAAGAATGGAACACCACAAGAATCATACAAACTGGGATGCTCGGCCAATGTCCATACATGCAGTTGGCTTACTTGTTGAAGCAGTGTATTTAAAAGCAAGAGCATTGCAAGATCTGGGAAGGTTTAAAG AAGCTGCTCAATCATGCAACATTGTCCTGGACACTTTAGAGTCTGCTTTAACTGATGGCTCTGTGGGGAACTTTCTTACTGATAGTAAGTTACAGGAGATAGTACGCAGGGCGGTTGAGTTACTTCCGGAGCTATGGAAACTGGCTGGGTTTTCCCATGAGGTCATCTTATCTTACCGGAGAGCCCTTCTTGGACACTGGAATCTTGATGCTGTCACCACAGCAAAGATACAAAAGGAATTtgctatttttcttctttatggaGGCTTTGATGCAAGTCCCCCTAACCTTCGTTTTCAAATGGATGGCGCTTTTATTCCTAGGAACAATATAGAAGAGGCTGTTCTTCTGTTAACTATTCTACTGAGAAAGTTTTCTCTGAAGAGAATTGAATGGGACCCATCTATTCTTCATCATCTGACTTTTGCGCTAGCCATATCAGGGCAGTTAGGTTCACTGGCCAATCAGGTAGAAGAATTACTACCTGGTGCCCTAGATAGGAAAACCCAATACTATACTCTTGCTTTGTGTTATTTGGGGGAAAATGATGATCTTACTGCTTTGAATCTACTGAGAAAGCTACTGAGTGCTTCAGAGGATCCAAATTGTGTGAAAGCATTGTTACTTGCTTCTAAAGTTTGTGGTGAGAATATTTCGTGTGCAGAAGATGGTGTTATGTTTGCACGCAGGGCTCTCACCAACTTGCATGGTTGCTGTGGCCAAATTGAAAGTCTAGCTAATTGTTTACTTGGAATTTCTCTTTCAACTCAGGCTAGGTCTTCTAGTTCTGACTCAGAGAGGGTTTTAAGGCAGTCTGAGGCAATTTACTCGCTTGAAAAAGCTGAAAAAGTGGTCCCTGGGAAAGATTATAGGATCTTATATAATCTAAGCTTGGAAAATGCTGAACAAAGAAAGTTGGATTCAGCTCTTCGTTATGCCAAACAGCTCATGCAACTTGAAGCTGGATCAAATATTGAAGGATGGATTCTTTTAGCTCGAATATTGTCTGCACAGAAGCGGTTTGTTGATGCTGAAACTATTATTAATGCTGCTTTGGAACAAACAGGAAAATGGAATCACGGGGTATTGTTGAGGACTAAAGCTAAAATTCAAATCGCACAAGGGCAATTGAAGAATGCAATTGAGACATATACTCATCTTCTTGCAGTAATTCAGTTGAAGACTAAAAGTTTTGGCTTTGGACTAGCAACTTTGAAG GGTGGAAAAATTGATAGAAGTTTGGAACTTCAGACTTGGTATGATCTTACTAATGTCTACATAAGCATGTCACAATGGAGGGATGCTGAAGTTTGcttaaaaaatttcaaagctATTAATCCTTATTCTGCTTTAGCATGGCATGCAACAG GACAGTTATATGAAGCAAAGGGCCTCCTTAAAGAAGCTCAAGGAGCATATGCTAAAGCCTTGGACATAGAACCAGGCCATgtccctagcttggtctccactGCGATTGTCCTTAGAGATCTAAATGACACTTCATTGGCCATCATCAAAGGCTTCCTCACTGATGCACTTCGACTTGACCACGCTAACCATATTGCTTGGTTCAATCTTGGTCTAATTTATAAAGCTGAAAATCCAAGGTTGGCACTTGAAGCTTCTGAGTGTTTTCAGGCTGCCACTCTCCTTGAAGAGACTGCACCAGTTGAACCTTTCAGATGA